The proteins below come from a single Bombyx mori chromosome 7, ASM3026992v2 genomic window:
- the LOC101737167 gene encoding histone acetyltransferase KAT6B isoform X1 translates to MNPPSAIHGAMNRDRKPFTYTPGGLDLSEIKSERMAKRLMRNAMNQGVPEVPTHPVQSPPMPSTPILVPNYNCLPVQVFPTFNLPANPKSLLRTRSNPDTPKDPSVQRVPPPYHFTNNNKESNIESYEPVSKPTFSFITTNNNRPTSAYEYVNNPYETVQTNNGCVGFKNPYELPEISYDAEYLTSSPIVSHVPSSEPFIKFQNKETDEIKNQNGEHADSVPKILTPDISVDALTESEKTADAEETSDDKKQVKFVSKTVKNELKIEEQNGDHNGDVEAEMTVKLPTKKTGAKTETRVEVVKKILPDGTVQEVKTTTTKTTIDGKTEIKTETETRTLPKEEADEEIEEFEEELEEQENADIAVQEVEEKSQIVEEPEVITKKIIKENTPETKEDNIIKGEEKSETTTTTTRKVVILQADSENSKEDVEEMVEEEVEEEEVEDSEPVTVVIKKTESITQNHNTKEEDEEEEEIEDEEVEEEEKEVIEEKVAKEEEIESAKENLDAEPEDDDQNEENRLEEAEEVVVSSKKITEVEQTPKSDDDDDGDDEVYEEAEQNEVEKEVEVITETVTAEEKKEAEEEDDDKSEVIVQVDVLKPSSVKYDEEEVNEECKDIETETAETVETKENNFSESSVRPSETKQETVVEIKIEEKEEAEPEKKTQIPMREPSVPLEKVEDVEIKPIGPAEVITKTHTEKTEIITRTSPVPGAFSTQTEYNRIEKIETVNRTTKTLDGTCEDPVQTEIPVIKTYFPPNRDRSLSSPMPSRPFQQAYNPEPTTERRHSLLLERLSVERQMPSEIYHNQNNEQQRQWSQEPQSEVLTISNVKPSSITNQQWYQQIRENSVYNDVTPTPVSSTPIWSQSQPKHQPSPQPQPQPQPQLQPTYRPQPTYPTNQTYTPQSTQKTITPQATQQTYASQPQQKIYTPQPIQRPYTPQPTTPILQSQYQPTYTETTQERSSNTYTSYTPKPTWASSIDTTPSFNLQQPSQYNYVNTETTDNYQKTSQQYSSSYVPPPWEQDSSYLANNSSQSYYQPLPTTTLTPTAPAQSWKPPVPKSKFAKPPPTAYIPPAPNQSFVKPVNAAEQSKQSGRKTYYSEYERRYISVPESTYIPTETKFQAQPDPSPQYYYDNNEQPEPVEHQWRKELREFTEKSQTQTEQTSVKPPWETESKFTKTAESTYTSTPTWSQTLRPRSWRERSFEREFTGSQEWPKTNTLGRSRPLSSYAKNEPILERTRGVSVDRYNPNNYQSPSSLEHPPVQSHTLIPAPHGTYHNPNVPNYHSRASTETREQATYKQPRTWREARPTPIQSRSFKYLQWITGTED, encoded by the exons ATGAATCCACCGTCTGCGATACACGGAGCCATGAATCGCGACCGTAAGCCATTCACTTACACCCCGGGAGGGTTAGATTTATCAGAGATCAAGTCGGAACGAATGGCCAAAAGACTTATGCGAAACGCAATGAATCAAGGTGTACCGGAAGTGCCAACGCACCCTGTGCAGTCGCCACCGATGCCGTCCACACCGATCTTAGTACCGAACTACAATTGCTTACCGGTCCAAGTATTTCCGACCTTTAATTTACCGGCCAATCCTAAATCATTGTTGCGAACAAGAAGCAACCCAGACACACCTAAAGATCCGTCTGTACAACGTGTACCGCCGCCATAtcattttacaaacaataacaaagaATCAAACATAGAAAGTTACGAGCCAGTTAGCAAGCCAACGTTTTCGTTTATAActacaaataataatagacCAACGTCTGCGTATGAATACGTAAACAATCCTTATGAGACAGTACAAACTAATAATGGATGTGTTGGATTTAAGAACCCATATGAACTCCCAGAAATTAGTTATGATGCTGAATATTTAACAAGCTCGCCTATTGTCAGTCATGTACCTAGTAGCGAGCCCTTTATAAAGTTTCAAAATAAAGAAacagatgaaataaaaaatcaaaatgggGAGCACGCAGATTCGGTTCCTAAAATATTAACACCGGATATCAGTGTTGATGCTTTAACAGAATCAGAGAAAACAGCGGATGCCGAAGAAACTTCAGACGATAag aaaCAAGTCAAATTTGTAAGCAAGACagttaaaaatgaattaaaaattgaaGAACAAAATGGTGATCATAATGGTGACGTCGAAGCAGAAATGACAGTTAAGCTACCCACTAAGAAAACAGGTGCAAAAACGGAAACTAGAGTTGAGGTGGTAAAGAAAATTCTACCGGATGGCACGGTACAAGAAGTGAAAACAACTACAACAAAAACTACCATTGACGGTAaaactgaaattaaaacagaaacaGAGACAAGAACATTGCCAAAAGAAGAGGCTGATGAAGAAATAGAGGAATTTGAAGAAGAATTGGAAGAACAAGAAAATGCCGATATAGCTGTTCAAGAGGTTGAAGAAAAATCACAAATCGTCGAAGAACCAGAGGTGATCACGAAGAAAATCATCAAAGAAAATACTCCTGAAACCAAAGAGGATAATATCATAAAAGGTGAAGAAAAATCAGAGACTACAACAACCACAACACGTAAAGTTGTTATATTACAAGCAGACAGTGAAAATTCAAAAGAAGATGTTGAGGAAATGGTGGAAGAAGAagttgaagaagaagaagttgaaGACAGTGAACCTGTAACAGTTGTAATTAAGAAAACTGAATCAATAACCCAAAATCATAATACAAAAGAAGaggatgaagaagaagaagaaatagagGACGAAGAagtagaagaagaagagaagGAAGTTATTGAAGAAAAAGTAGCTAAAGAAGAGGAGATTGAGTCTGCAAAAGAAAATTTGGATGCAGAACCAGAAGACGACGACCAAAACGAAGAGAACCGCTTAGAGGAAGCAGAAGAAGTTGTAGTtagtagtaaaaaaattactgaagtTGAGCAAACACCCAagagtgatgatgatgatgatggtgatgatgaagTATATGAAGAAGCAGAACAAAATGAAGTAGAAAAAGAGGTTGAGGTTATAACTGAAACTGTAACTGctgaggaaaaaaaagaagcagaAGAGGAAGATGACGATAAAAGTGAAGTGATAGTCCAGGTTGATGTTTTAAAGCCTTCTTCTGTAAAATATGACGAAGAAGAAGTAAACGAGGAATGTAAGGATATAGAAACTGAAACTGCCGAAACGGTTGAAActaaagaaaacaatttttcaGAATCCTCAGTACGACCATCAGAAACTAAACAAGAGACAgtagtagaaattaaaatagaagaaaaagaagaagctgAGCCTGAAAAGAAAACCCAAATACCTATGAGAGAACCATCAGTGCCACTCGAGAAAGTCGAAGATGTTGAAATTAAGCCAATCGGACCGGCTGAAGTTATCACCAAAACGCATACAgaaaaaactgaaattattaCGCGCACTAGTCCTGTGCCCGGAGCCTTCAGTACACAAACTGAATACAACAGAATAGAAAAGATTGAGACTGTTAACCGCACAACGAAAACATTAGACGGTACTTGTGAAGATCCTGTCCAAACAGAAATACCGGTTATTAAAACCTATTTTCCCCCCAACAGGGACAGATCTCTGTCATCTCCAATGCCGTCTAGACCCTTCCAACAAGCTTACAACCCTGAACCAACAACTGAACGACGCCATAGCTTGTTACTGGAAAGACTTAGCGTTGAAAGGCAAATGCCATCTGAAATTTATCATAACCAAAATAATGAGCAACAGCGACAATGGTCACAAGAACCACAATCTGAGGTCTTGACTATAAGTAATGTTAAACCCAGTTCAATAACAAATCAACAATGGTATCAACAAATAAGAGAAAATTCTGTTTATAATGATGTTACGCCTACACCCGTATCATCTACACCAATTTGGAGCCAATCACAACCTAAGCATCAACCTTCACCCCAACCCCAACCCCAACCTCAACCTCAGTTGCAACCTACTTATCGACCTCAACCAACATATCCCACAAATCAAACATACACCCCACAATCAACCCAAAAAACGATCACTCCACAAGCTACACAACAAACATACGCCTCTCAAcctcaacaaaaaatatatactccACAACCCATACAGCGCCCATATACTCCACAACCAACTACACCAATTTTACAATCGCAATACCAACCTACTTACACAGAAACTACACAAGAGAGAAGTTCAAACACTTACACAAGTTACACTCCAAAACCGACATGGGCTAGCAGCATTGACACTACGCCATCATTTAATTTACAACAGCCGAGCCAATATAATTACGTAAACACGGAAACAACAGACAATTATCAGAAAACCTCACAGcaatattcttcttcttatgTTCCTCCTCCGTGGGAACAAGATTCGTCTTATTTGGCAAATAACTCCTCTCAAAGTTACTATCAACCACTACCAACAACTACTTTGACACCGACTGCACCCGCACAAAGTTGGAAACCGCCAGTCCCGAAGTCCAAGTTCGCTAAGCCTCCTCCTACGGCGTACATACCACCAGCTCCTAACCAATCTTTCGTGAAACCAGTAAACGCCGCGGAACAATCCAAACAGTCTGGCCGAAAAACTTATTACAGTGAATACGAGAGACGCTACATTAGCGTGCCAGAGTCGACATATATACCCACGGAAACGAAATTTCAGGCGCAGCCAGATCCATCTCCGCAGTATTACTATGACAATAATGAACAACCTGAACCTGTTGAACATCAGTGGCGAAAAGAATTGAGAGAATTCACTGAAAAATCTCAAACACAAACTGAACAAACTAGCGTCAAGCCCCCATGGGAGACGGAATCTAAGTTCACGAAAACTGCGGAATCTACATACACATCAACGCCCACTTGGAGTCAAACTTTGCGGCCGCGCTCTTGGCGTGAAAGGAGCTTTGAAAGGGAATTCACTGGATCCCAAGAGTGGCCAAAAACGAACACTCTGGGCCGTAGTAGACCTTTAAGCTCTTATGCTAAAAATGAGCCCATCCTAGAAAGGACTAGAGGAGTGTCAGTAGATAGATATAACCCAAATAATTATCAGTCGCCAAGCAGTCTGGAACACCCGCCGGTACAAAGTCACACCCTGATCCCAGCGCCTCACGGAACTTATCACAATCCGAACGTGCCCAATTACCATTCTCGTGCTTCTACTGAAACAAG AGAGCAGGCAACTTACAAGCAGCCGCGTACATGGAGAGAGGCGCGCCCAACTCCGATTCAATCGCGCTCCTTCAAGTACCTCCAATGGATCACGGGCACTGAAGATTAA
- the LOC101737167 gene encoding paternally-expressed gene 3 protein isoform X2, with protein sequence MATKGESVKTEVKKQVKFVSKTVKNELKIEEQNGDHNGDVEAEMTVKLPTKKTGAKTETRVEVVKKILPDGTVQEVKTTTTKTTIDGKTEIKTETETRTLPKEEADEEIEEFEEELEEQENADIAVQEVEEKSQIVEEPEVITKKIIKENTPETKEDNIIKGEEKSETTTTTTRKVVILQADSENSKEDVEEMVEEEVEEEEVEDSEPVTVVIKKTESITQNHNTKEEDEEEEEIEDEEVEEEEKEVIEEKVAKEEEIESAKENLDAEPEDDDQNEENRLEEAEEVVVSSKKITEVEQTPKSDDDDDGDDEVYEEAEQNEVEKEVEVITETVTAEEKKEAEEEDDDKSEVIVQVDVLKPSSVKYDEEEVNEECKDIETETAETVETKENNFSESSVRPSETKQETVVEIKIEEKEEAEPEKKTQIPMREPSVPLEKVEDVEIKPIGPAEVITKTHTEKTEIITRTSPVPGAFSTQTEYNRIEKIETVNRTTKTLDGTCEDPVQTEIPVIKTYFPPNRDRSLSSPMPSRPFQQAYNPEPTTERRHSLLLERLSVERQMPSEIYHNQNNEQQRQWSQEPQSEVLTISNVKPSSITNQQWYQQIRENSVYNDVTPTPVSSTPIWSQSQPKHQPSPQPQPQPQPQLQPTYRPQPTYPTNQTYTPQSTQKTITPQATQQTYASQPQQKIYTPQPIQRPYTPQPTTPILQSQYQPTYTETTQERSSNTYTSYTPKPTWASSIDTTPSFNLQQPSQYNYVNTETTDNYQKTSQQYSSSYVPPPWEQDSSYLANNSSQSYYQPLPTTTLTPTAPAQSWKPPVPKSKFAKPPPTAYIPPAPNQSFVKPVNAAEQSKQSGRKTYYSEYERRYISVPESTYIPTETKFQAQPDPSPQYYYDNNEQPEPVEHQWRKELREFTEKSQTQTEQTSVKPPWETESKFTKTAESTYTSTPTWSQTLRPRSWRERSFEREFTGSQEWPKTNTLGRSRPLSSYAKNEPILERTRGVSVDRYNPNNYQSPSSLEHPPVQSHTLIPAPHGTYHNPNVPNYHSRASTETREQATYKQPRTWREARPTPIQSRSFKYLQWITGTED encoded by the exons aaaCAAGTCAAATTTGTAAGCAAGACagttaaaaatgaattaaaaattgaaGAACAAAATGGTGATCATAATGGTGACGTCGAAGCAGAAATGACAGTTAAGCTACCCACTAAGAAAACAGGTGCAAAAACGGAAACTAGAGTTGAGGTGGTAAAGAAAATTCTACCGGATGGCACGGTACAAGAAGTGAAAACAACTACAACAAAAACTACCATTGACGGTAaaactgaaattaaaacagaaacaGAGACAAGAACATTGCCAAAAGAAGAGGCTGATGAAGAAATAGAGGAATTTGAAGAAGAATTGGAAGAACAAGAAAATGCCGATATAGCTGTTCAAGAGGTTGAAGAAAAATCACAAATCGTCGAAGAACCAGAGGTGATCACGAAGAAAATCATCAAAGAAAATACTCCTGAAACCAAAGAGGATAATATCATAAAAGGTGAAGAAAAATCAGAGACTACAACAACCACAACACGTAAAGTTGTTATATTACAAGCAGACAGTGAAAATTCAAAAGAAGATGTTGAGGAAATGGTGGAAGAAGAagttgaagaagaagaagttgaaGACAGTGAACCTGTAACAGTTGTAATTAAGAAAACTGAATCAATAACCCAAAATCATAATACAAAAGAAGaggatgaagaagaagaagaaatagagGACGAAGAagtagaagaagaagagaagGAAGTTATTGAAGAAAAAGTAGCTAAAGAAGAGGAGATTGAGTCTGCAAAAGAAAATTTGGATGCAGAACCAGAAGACGACGACCAAAACGAAGAGAACCGCTTAGAGGAAGCAGAAGAAGTTGTAGTtagtagtaaaaaaattactgaagtTGAGCAAACACCCAagagtgatgatgatgatgatggtgatgatgaagTATATGAAGAAGCAGAACAAAATGAAGTAGAAAAAGAGGTTGAGGTTATAACTGAAACTGTAACTGctgaggaaaaaaaagaagcagaAGAGGAAGATGACGATAAAAGTGAAGTGATAGTCCAGGTTGATGTTTTAAAGCCTTCTTCTGTAAAATATGACGAAGAAGAAGTAAACGAGGAATGTAAGGATATAGAAACTGAAACTGCCGAAACGGTTGAAActaaagaaaacaatttttcaGAATCCTCAGTACGACCATCAGAAACTAAACAAGAGACAgtagtagaaattaaaatagaagaaaaagaagaagctgAGCCTGAAAAGAAAACCCAAATACCTATGAGAGAACCATCAGTGCCACTCGAGAAAGTCGAAGATGTTGAAATTAAGCCAATCGGACCGGCTGAAGTTATCACCAAAACGCATACAgaaaaaactgaaattattaCGCGCACTAGTCCTGTGCCCGGAGCCTTCAGTACACAAACTGAATACAACAGAATAGAAAAGATTGAGACTGTTAACCGCACAACGAAAACATTAGACGGTACTTGTGAAGATCCTGTCCAAACAGAAATACCGGTTATTAAAACCTATTTTCCCCCCAACAGGGACAGATCTCTGTCATCTCCAATGCCGTCTAGACCCTTCCAACAAGCTTACAACCCTGAACCAACAACTGAACGACGCCATAGCTTGTTACTGGAAAGACTTAGCGTTGAAAGGCAAATGCCATCTGAAATTTATCATAACCAAAATAATGAGCAACAGCGACAATGGTCACAAGAACCACAATCTGAGGTCTTGACTATAAGTAATGTTAAACCCAGTTCAATAACAAATCAACAATGGTATCAACAAATAAGAGAAAATTCTGTTTATAATGATGTTACGCCTACACCCGTATCATCTACACCAATTTGGAGCCAATCACAACCTAAGCATCAACCTTCACCCCAACCCCAACCCCAACCTCAACCTCAGTTGCAACCTACTTATCGACCTCAACCAACATATCCCACAAATCAAACATACACCCCACAATCAACCCAAAAAACGATCACTCCACAAGCTACACAACAAACATACGCCTCTCAAcctcaacaaaaaatatatactccACAACCCATACAGCGCCCATATACTCCACAACCAACTACACCAATTTTACAATCGCAATACCAACCTACTTACACAGAAACTACACAAGAGAGAAGTTCAAACACTTACACAAGTTACACTCCAAAACCGACATGGGCTAGCAGCATTGACACTACGCCATCATTTAATTTACAACAGCCGAGCCAATATAATTACGTAAACACGGAAACAACAGACAATTATCAGAAAACCTCACAGcaatattcttcttcttatgTTCCTCCTCCGTGGGAACAAGATTCGTCTTATTTGGCAAATAACTCCTCTCAAAGTTACTATCAACCACTACCAACAACTACTTTGACACCGACTGCACCCGCACAAAGTTGGAAACCGCCAGTCCCGAAGTCCAAGTTCGCTAAGCCTCCTCCTACGGCGTACATACCACCAGCTCCTAACCAATCTTTCGTGAAACCAGTAAACGCCGCGGAACAATCCAAACAGTCTGGCCGAAAAACTTATTACAGTGAATACGAGAGACGCTACATTAGCGTGCCAGAGTCGACATATATACCCACGGAAACGAAATTTCAGGCGCAGCCAGATCCATCTCCGCAGTATTACTATGACAATAATGAACAACCTGAACCTGTTGAACATCAGTGGCGAAAAGAATTGAGAGAATTCACTGAAAAATCTCAAACACAAACTGAACAAACTAGCGTCAAGCCCCCATGGGAGACGGAATCTAAGTTCACGAAAACTGCGGAATCTACATACACATCAACGCCCACTTGGAGTCAAACTTTGCGGCCGCGCTCTTGGCGTGAAAGGAGCTTTGAAAGGGAATTCACTGGATCCCAAGAGTGGCCAAAAACGAACACTCTGGGCCGTAGTAGACCTTTAAGCTCTTATGCTAAAAATGAGCCCATCCTAGAAAGGACTAGAGGAGTGTCAGTAGATAGATATAACCCAAATAATTATCAGTCGCCAAGCAGTCTGGAACACCCGCCGGTACAAAGTCACACCCTGATCCCAGCGCCTCACGGAACTTATCACAATCCGAACGTGCCCAATTACCATTCTCGTGCTTCTACTGAAACAAG AGAGCAGGCAACTTACAAGCAGCCGCGTACATGGAGAGAGGCGCGCCCAACTCCGATTCAATCGCGCTCCTTCAAGTACCTCCAATGGATCACGGGCACTGAAGATTAA